One genomic segment of Bradyrhizobium diazoefficiens includes these proteins:
- a CDS encoding cysteine desulfurase, translating to MSTHPAVKNGAYDVARVRQDFPALALEVYGKKLVYLDNAASAQKPSAVLDRMTQAYTSEYANVHRGLHYLANAATEAYEGGRSKVAQFINAARTEEVIFTRNATEAINLVASSWGGPNIKDGDEIVLSIMEHHSNIVPWHFLRERQGAVIKWAPVDDEGNFLIDEFEKLLTAKTKLVAITQMSNALGTIVPVKDVVRLAHARGIPVLVDGSQGAVHLPVDVQDLGCDFYVFTGHKVYGPTGIGVLWAKYDHLVAMRPYNGGGEMIREVSREIVTYGDPPHKFEAGTPAIVEAVGLGAAIDYVNSVGKERIAAHEHDLTTYAQERLREINSLRLIGTARGKGPVISFELKGAHAHDVATVIDRQGIAVRAGTHCVMPLLERFNVTATCRASFGMYNTREEVDHLAQALLKARDLFA from the coding sequence ATGAGCACTCATCCCGCGGTCAAGAACGGCGCCTATGATGTCGCCCGCGTGCGCCAGGACTTTCCGGCGCTCGCCCTGGAGGTCTACGGCAAAAAGCTGGTCTATCTCGACAACGCCGCCTCGGCGCAGAAGCCGAGTGCCGTGCTCGACCGCATGACGCAGGCCTATACCAGCGAATACGCCAACGTGCATCGCGGCCTGCATTACCTCGCGAACGCCGCGACCGAAGCCTATGAGGGCGGCCGGAGCAAGGTGGCGCAGTTCATCAATGCTGCGCGGACCGAAGAGGTGATCTTCACCCGCAATGCGACGGAGGCGATCAATCTCGTCGCCTCGTCCTGGGGCGGGCCGAACATCAAAGACGGCGACGAGATCGTCCTGTCGATCATGGAGCACCACTCCAACATCGTGCCCTGGCATTTCCTCAGGGAACGTCAGGGCGCCGTAATCAAATGGGCTCCCGTCGATGACGAAGGCAATTTCCTCATCGACGAGTTCGAGAAGCTGCTGACCGCGAAGACCAAGCTGGTCGCGATCACGCAGATGTCGAACGCCCTCGGCACCATCGTGCCGGTCAAGGACGTCGTCAGGCTAGCCCACGCCCGCGGCATTCCCGTGCTGGTCGACGGCAGCCAGGGCGCGGTGCATCTGCCGGTCGACGTCCAGGACCTCGGCTGCGACTTCTACGTCTTCACCGGCCACAAGGTGTACGGCCCGACCGGTATCGGCGTGCTCTGGGCCAAGTACGATCATCTCGTCGCGATGCGGCCTTACAATGGCGGCGGCGAGATGATCCGCGAGGTCTCGCGCGAGATCGTCACCTATGGCGATCCCCCGCACAAGTTCGAGGCGGGCACGCCCGCGATCGTCGAGGCTGTCGGCCTTGGCGCTGCCATCGACTACGTCAATTCGGTCGGCAAGGAACGCATCGCCGCCCACGAACACGACCTCACCACCTACGCCCAGGAGCGCTTGCGCGAGATCAATTCGCTGCGGCTGATCGGCACGGCCCGCGGCAAGGGCCCGGTGATCTCGTTCGAGCTCAAGGGCGCGCACGCCCATGACGTCGCCACCGTGATTGACCGCCAGGGCATCGCCGTGCGCGCCGGCACCCATTGCGTGATGCCGCTTTTAGAGCGGTTCAACGTCACGGCCACCTGCCGGGCCTCGTTCGGCATGTATAATACGCGGGAAGAAGTCGATCATCTGGCACAGGCGCTTTTAAAGGCGCGGGATTTGTTCGCATGA
- the sufD gene encoding Fe-S cluster assembly protein SufD, which produces MNVAVAKTGGGRAVSDLFASAEGRLPGSPSVIAARREAFETYERLGLPHRRIEEWKYTDLRVLVGEVLPLAAVPDAAALKRAADAVKAHAIAGACKLVLVDGVFAADLSDVKALASEVSLKTLREVLANEVNPAAGDLLQATATDAVISLNAAMATDGVVVSVADGTRLSAPIQVIHIATAAAASAFTRSHLRIGKGVRATVVESFVAAGKASGYQVNDAVILWIGDGADVAHIRLMDDAADAVNITSQFVTVGANVKLNFFNMTSGAAVSRLQGFVTLAGEGSDLSINGVNLLQKTEHGDTTLVVDHAVPNCVSRETFRAVIDERAHSVFQGRIIVRPDAQKTDGKMMTRALLLSDEAEADNKPELEIFADDVSCGHGATAGALDESLLFYLKARGLPEKQAQALLIQAFVGEAIEQIADDGLREHVIGIAERWLERRS; this is translated from the coding sequence ATGAACGTTGCTGTGGCAAAGACCGGAGGCGGCCGCGCGGTGAGCGATCTGTTCGCCAGCGCCGAAGGCCGGCTGCCGGGTTCGCCGTCCGTGATCGCCGCACGCCGCGAGGCGTTCGAGACCTATGAGCGTCTCGGTCTGCCGCATCGCCGGATCGAGGAGTGGAAATACACCGATCTGCGCGTGCTCGTCGGCGAGGTGCTGCCGCTGGCAGCCGTGCCCGATGCCGCCGCGCTGAAGCGCGCTGCGGATGCCGTCAAGGCGCATGCGATCGCAGGCGCTTGCAAGCTGGTGCTGGTTGACGGCGTGTTCGCGGCTGATCTGTCGGACGTCAAGGCGCTCGCATCCGAAGTGAGCCTCAAGACGCTGCGCGAGGTCTTGGCGAACGAGGTCAATCCCGCCGCCGGCGATCTCCTCCAGGCTACCGCGACCGATGCGGTGATCTCGCTCAATGCGGCCATGGCGACGGATGGCGTCGTGGTCTCGGTGGCTGACGGCACGCGGCTGTCTGCACCGATCCAGGTGATTCACATCGCGACAGCGGCTGCTGCATCCGCGTTCACCCGCTCGCATCTGCGGATTGGCAAGGGCGTGCGCGCCACGGTCGTCGAGAGCTTCGTCGCGGCCGGGAAGGCGAGCGGCTATCAGGTCAACGATGCGGTGATCCTCTGGATCGGTGATGGCGCCGACGTCGCGCATATCCGCCTGATGGACGATGCGGCTGACGCGGTGAACATCACCTCGCAATTCGTCACCGTCGGCGCGAACGTCAAGCTCAACTTCTTCAACATGACCAGCGGCGCTGCGGTCAGCCGCCTGCAAGGCTTCGTCACGCTGGCGGGCGAGGGCAGCGATCTCTCGATCAATGGCGTCAATCTGTTGCAGAAGACCGAGCACGGCGACACCACGCTGGTGGTCGATCATGCCGTGCCGAACTGCGTCAGCCGCGAAACCTTCCGCGCCGTGATCGATGAGCGCGCCCATTCCGTGTTCCAGGGCCGCATCATCGTCCGTCCCGATGCGCAGAAGACCGATGGCAAGATGATGACGCGGGCGCTGCTGCTCTCGGACGAGGCCGAGGCCGACAACAAGCCCGAGCTGGAAATCTTTGCCGACGACGTCTCCTGCGGCCACGGTGCCACCGCCGGTGCGCTCGACGAGAGCCTGCTGTTCTATCTGAAGGCGCGCGGCTTGCCGGAGAAGCAGGCGCAGGCGCTGCTGATCCAGGCCTTCGTCGGCGAGGCGATCGAGCAGATCGCCGACGACGGCCTGCGTGAGCATGTGATCGGCATCGCCGAGCGCTGGCTGGAGCGGCGGTCATGA
- the sufC gene encoding Fe-S cluster assembly ATPase SufC, protein MPLLEVRNLHVRVEEREILHGLDLIVNEGEVHAIMGPNGSGKSTLSHVIAGKPGYEVTDGQILFRGEDLLEMDPDERAAKGVFLAFQYPVEIPGVTTMNFLRTALNAQRKARGESELMVPDFLRKVREVSKSLNIPQDMLKRGVNVGFSGGEKKRNEVLQMALFEPSLCILDEMDSGLDIDALRIAADGVNALRSPGRAMVVITHYQRLLNYIVPDVVHVMSKGRVVKSGGKELALELEASGYAQFEDAA, encoded by the coding sequence ATGCCGCTGCTGGAAGTAAGAAACCTCCACGTACGTGTCGAGGAGCGCGAGATCCTTCATGGGCTCGATCTCATCGTCAACGAAGGCGAGGTGCATGCGATCATGGGGCCGAACGGCTCCGGCAAGTCGACGCTCTCGCATGTCATCGCCGGCAAGCCCGGCTATGAGGTGACGGACGGCCAGATCCTGTTCAGGGGTGAGGACCTCCTGGAGATGGACCCGGACGAGCGCGCCGCCAAGGGCGTGTTCCTGGCGTTCCAGTATCCGGTCGAGATCCCCGGTGTCACCACCATGAATTTCCTCCGCACCGCGCTGAATGCCCAGCGCAAGGCACGCGGCGAGAGCGAACTGATGGTGCCGGACTTCCTGAGGAAGGTCCGCGAGGTCTCGAAGTCGCTGAACATCCCGCAGGACATGCTCAAGCGCGGCGTCAATGTCGGCTTCTCCGGCGGCGAGAAGAAGCGCAACGAGGTGCTGCAGATGGCGCTGTTTGAGCCGAGCCTGTGCATCCTCGACGAGATGGATTCCGGTCTCGACATCGACGCGCTGCGCATTGCGGCCGACGGCGTCAACGCGCTGCGCTCGCCGGGGCGGGCGATGGTCGTCATCACCCATTATCAGCGGCTGCTCAACTACATCGTGCCCGACGTGGTGCACGTGATGTCGAAGGGCCGTGTCGTGAAGAGCGGCGGCAAGGAACTGGCGCTGGAGCTGGAAGCGTCCGGCTACGCCCAGTTCGAGGATGCCGCGTAA
- the sufB gene encoding Fe-S cluster assembly protein SufB, with product MPAVQETVERVKRIDVDQYRYGFETLIESDKAPKGLSEDTVKFISQKKNEPAWMLQWRLEAYRRWLTMTEPTWARVDYPKIDFQDLYYYAAPKPKKTVSSLDEIDPEILKTYEKLGIPLREVAMLEGVEPKAGEEDPARRKIAVDAVFDSVSVATTFKAELKKAGVIFMPISEAIREHPELVQKYLGSVVPTSDNFYATLNSAVFSDGSFVYVPPGVRCPMELSTYFRINERNTGQFERTLIIADKGSYVSYLEGCTAPQRDENQLHAAVVELVALDDAEIKYSTVQNWYPGNSEGKGGIYNFVTKRGDCRGANSKISWTQVETGSAITWKYPSCILRGDNSRGEFYSIAISNGFQQVDSGTKMIHLGKNTSSRIISKGIAAGKSQNTYRGLVTAHRKATGARNFTACDSLLIGDKCGAHTVPYIEAKNSSATFEHEATTSKISEDVLFYCIQRGLSQEEAVGLVVNGFVKDVLQQLPMEFAVEAQKLISISLEGSVG from the coding sequence ATGCCAGCCGTACAAGAGACGGTCGAGCGCGTGAAGCGCATCGACGTCGACCAGTATCGTTATGGGTTTGAGACCCTGATCGAGTCCGACAAGGCCCCCAAGGGACTGTCGGAGGATACCGTCAAGTTCATCTCGCAGAAGAAGAACGAGCCCGCCTGGATGCTCCAGTGGCGGCTCGAAGCCTATCGGCGCTGGCTGACGATGACGGAACCGACCTGGGCGCGCGTCGACTATCCCAAGATCGACTTCCAGGACCTGTATTATTACGCAGCGCCGAAGCCGAAGAAGACGGTCTCCTCGCTCGACGAGATCGATCCGGAGATTCTCAAGACCTATGAGAAGCTCGGCATCCCCCTGCGGGAAGTCGCCATGCTCGAAGGCGTCGAGCCCAAGGCGGGCGAGGAAGACCCGGCCCGCCGCAAGATCGCGGTCGACGCGGTCTTCGATTCGGTCTCGGTTGCGACCACCTTCAAGGCGGAGCTGAAGAAGGCCGGCGTGATCTTCATGCCGATCTCGGAGGCGATCCGCGAACATCCCGAACTGGTGCAGAAGTATCTCGGCTCCGTGGTGCCGACCTCGGACAATTTCTATGCGACGCTGAATTCGGCCGTGTTCTCCGACGGCTCGTTCGTCTACGTGCCGCCGGGCGTGCGCTGCCCGATGGAGCTGTCGACCTATTTCCGCATCAACGAGCGCAACACCGGCCAGTTCGAGCGCACCTTGATCATCGCCGACAAGGGCTCCTACGTCTCCTATCTCGAAGGCTGCACCGCGCCGCAGCGCGACGAGAACCAGCTGCATGCGGCGGTGGTCGAGCTCGTCGCGCTCGACGATGCCGAGATCAAATATTCGACGGTGCAGAACTGGTATCCGGGCAATTCGGAAGGCAAGGGCGGCATCTACAATTTCGTCACCAAGCGTGGCGATTGCCGCGGCGCCAATTCCAAAATCTCCTGGACCCAGGTCGAGACCGGTTCGGCGATTACCTGGAAGTATCCGAGCTGCATTCTCCGCGGCGACAATTCCCGCGGCGAGTTCTACTCGATCGCGATCTCGAACGGCTTCCAGCAGGTCGATTCGGGCACCAAGATGATCCATCTCGGCAAGAACACGTCGAGCCGCATCATCTCCAAGGGCATCGCCGCCGGCAAGTCGCAGAACACCTATCGCGGCCTCGTCACCGCGCACCGCAAGGCGACCGGCGCGCGCAACTTCACCGCCTGCGATTCCCTCTTGATCGGTGACAAATGCGGCGCACACACCGTGCCCTACATCGAAGCCAAGAACTCCTCGGCGACGTTCGAGCATGAGGCCACGACATCGAAGATCTCCGAGGACGTGCTGTTCTACTGCATCCAGCGCGGCCTTTCGCAAGAAGAAGCGGTCGGCCTCGTCGTTAACGGCTTCGTCAAGGACGTGCTGCAGCAGCTGCCGATGGAGTTCGCGGTGGAAGCGCAGAAGCTGATCTCGATCTCGCTGGAGGGGAGCGTGGGCTGA
- a CDS encoding cysteine desulfurase family protein, translated as MPRRVYLDWNATTPLRAEARAAMLAAWELVGNPSSVHAEGREARRLVEEARATLAAGTGALPRNVVFTSAGTEANALALSPGLRGPLGGPVERLLVSAIEHASALAGGRFPPDKISRIRVTRAGVVDLDHLRALLGNGPPALVSLMAANNETGALQPVAEAARIVHGAGSLLHVDAIQVLGRIAFSINAVGADLATFSGHKIGGPKGAGALVVAEGVTGLEPVLRGGGQELNRRAGTENVAGIAGFGAAVRAALQALPEDTNRMATLRDRLENGLRGVAGATVFADDVERLPNTVLFTAPGLKAETAVIGFDLEGVAVSSGSACSSGKVQPSHVLSAMGYDATVAQGAVRLSLGWSTELDDINRALEAWRKLANTLLKS; from the coding sequence ATGCCGCGCCGCGTTTATCTCGACTGGAATGCGACCACGCCGCTTCGCGCTGAGGCGCGGGCGGCGATGCTCGCCGCCTGGGAGCTGGTCGGCAACCCGTCCTCGGTGCACGCCGAGGGGCGCGAGGCGCGGCGGTTGGTCGAGGAAGCCCGGGCGACGCTCGCGGCGGGCACGGGCGCGCTGCCGCGGAACGTTGTCTTCACCTCCGCCGGAACCGAGGCCAACGCGCTGGCGCTGTCGCCCGGCCTGCGCGGCCCGTTGGGTGGCCCCGTGGAGCGGCTGCTGGTCTCGGCGATCGAGCACGCCTCGGCGCTGGCGGGTGGTCGGTTCCCGCCGGACAAAATCAGCCGGATCCGCGTCACACGCGCTGGCGTGGTCGACCTCGATCATCTGAGGGCGCTGCTCGGCAATGGCCCGCCGGCGCTGGTCTCGCTCATGGCCGCCAACAACGAGACCGGCGCGCTGCAACCGGTTGCAGAGGCGGCGCGGATCGTTCACGGGGCCGGCAGTCTCCTGCATGTCGACGCGATCCAGGTGCTCGGAAGAATTGCGTTCAGTATCAACGCGGTAGGCGCCGACCTTGCGACTTTTTCGGGCCACAAGATCGGCGGTCCCAAAGGCGCCGGCGCACTGGTCGTCGCCGAGGGCGTCACCGGGCTTGAGCCGGTGCTGCGGGGGGGCGGGCAGGAGCTGAACCGCCGCGCCGGAACCGAGAATGTCGCAGGCATCGCCGGCTTCGGTGCGGCGGTCAGGGCCGCGCTTCAGGCTCTCCCGGAAGATACAAATCGTATGGCAACCCTCAGAGATCGCTTGGAAAATGGTCTTCGTGGCGTGGCGGGCGCCACGGTCTTTGCGGATGACGTGGAGCGCTTGCCGAACACGGTTCTGTTCACGGCGCCGGGCCTGAAGGCCGAGACCGCTGTGATCGGCTTCGACCTCGAAGGGGTTGCTGTGTCCTCCGGCTCAGCCTGCTCCTCGGGCAAGGTGCAGCCGTCCCACGTGCTGTCAGCGATGGGGTACGATGCCACCGTGGCCCAGGGAGCGGTGCGTCTCAGTCTGGGCTGGTCCACGGAACTAGATGACATCAATAGGGCGCTAGAGGCTTGGCGAAAGCTGGCCAATACCCTACTTAAGAGCTAA
- a CDS encoding alpha/beta hydrolase produces the protein MPEVIFAGPAGRLEGRYHPAKQKNAPIAMILHPHPQFHGTMNHQIVYQCYYAFAHRGFSVLRFNFRGVGRSQGSFDHGTGELSDAAAALDWAQTINPEARACWVAGFSFGAWIGMQLLMRRPEVEGFISIAPPANLYDFSFLAPCPSSGLIVHGEKDAVVPPKDVNTLVEKLKTQKGIVIDQQVIPGANHFFDAKLEPLMETITAYLDMRLANVR, from the coding sequence ATGCCCGAAGTTATTTTCGCCGGCCCCGCTGGCCGCCTCGAAGGCCGCTATCACCCGGCCAAGCAGAAGAACGCGCCGATCGCGATGATCCTGCATCCGCATCCGCAGTTTCACGGCACGATGAACCATCAGATCGTGTACCAGTGCTACTACGCCTTCGCACATCGCGGCTTCTCGGTGCTGCGCTTCAATTTCCGCGGCGTCGGCCGCAGCCAGGGGTCGTTCGATCACGGCACCGGCGAATTGTCGGATGCGGCGGCAGCCCTCGACTGGGCGCAGACCATCAATCCCGAAGCACGCGCCTGCTGGGTCGCCGGCTTCTCCTTCGGGGCGTGGATCGGCATGCAGCTCCTGATGCGCCGCCCCGAGGTCGAAGGTTTCATCTCGATCGCGCCGCCCGCCAATCTCTACGATTTCTCGTTCCTGGCGCCCTGCCCGTCCTCCGGGCTCATCGTGCATGGCGAGAAGGACGCGGTGGTGCCGCCGAAGGATGTCAACACGCTGGTCGAGAAGCTGAAGACGCAGAAGGGCATCGTGATCGACCAGCAGGTCATCCCCGGCGCCAACCACTTCTTCGACGCCAAGCTCGAGCCGCTGATGGAAACCATCACCGCTTATCTGGACATGCGCCTCGCCAACGTGCGCTAA
- a CDS encoding DMT family transporter, protein MSSSVAWLMLLIAGALDVGWAISMKYAEGYTRVGWSIASLVLLAAFVFLLGRALKVLEVGVAYSVWTGIGAAGTFVMGVMLFGENLSAMKLAGIALVLTGIAALKLA, encoded by the coding sequence ATGTCATCATCTGTGGCGTGGCTCATGCTGTTGATCGCAGGCGCACTCGATGTCGGCTGGGCGATCTCGATGAAGTACGCGGAAGGCTACACGCGCGTCGGCTGGAGCATCGCTTCCCTGGTGCTGCTCGCAGCCTTCGTCTTCCTGCTCGGACGCGCCCTGAAGGTGCTCGAGGTCGGCGTCGCCTATTCGGTGTGGACCGGCATTGGCGCTGCCGGCACCTTCGTGATGGGCGTCATGCTGTTCGGCGAGAATTTGAGCGCGATGAAGCTCGCAGGCATCGCGCTCGTCTTGACGGGGATCGCCGCGCTCAAGCTGGCTTAG
- a CDS encoding glutathione S-transferase family protein has translation MTSSPNTPASLKLISHKLCPYVQRAVIALNEKGVPFERVDIDLANKPEWFLKLSPLGKVPVLVVTMEKREVALFESNVICEYIEETQGGAKLHPTDALERAEHRAWMEFGSAILGDLWGLETTTDPAIFESKRQALVAKFTRVEAALGAGPFFVGEAFSLVDAVFAPVFRYFDLFDELTDHGIFRDVPKVRAWRAELAKRPSVRAAVGADYPQLLRAFLVRHDAHLLKLAA, from the coding sequence ATGACGTCGTCTCCCAATACGCCCGCTTCACTGAAGCTGATCAGCCACAAGCTTTGCCCCTATGTGCAGCGCGCCGTGATCGCGCTGAACGAGAAGGGGGTCCCGTTCGAGCGGGTCGACATCGACCTCGCCAACAAGCCGGAGTGGTTTCTGAAGCTGTCGCCGCTCGGCAAAGTGCCGGTGCTGGTGGTGACGATGGAGAAGCGCGAGGTCGCGCTGTTCGAGAGCAACGTGATCTGCGAGTACATCGAGGAGACGCAAGGCGGCGCCAAGCTGCATCCGACGGATGCGCTTGAACGAGCCGAGCACCGCGCCTGGATGGAGTTCGGCTCGGCGATCCTTGGCGATCTCTGGGGACTTGAGACCACGACGGATCCTGCGATCTTTGAAAGCAAGCGCCAGGCGTTGGTTGCGAAGTTCACGCGTGTCGAGGCCGCACTTGGCGCGGGCCCATTCTTCGTAGGCGAGGCGTTCAGCCTGGTCGATGCGGTGTTCGCGCCGGTGTTCCGCTATTTCGACCTGTTCGACGAACTGACCGATCATGGCATCTTCCGCGATGTGCCGAAAGTGCGCGCTTGGCGCGCCGAGCTTGCAAAGCGCCCGAGCGTGCGCGCCGCGGTCGGCGCGGACTATCCGCAATTGCTGCGCGCCTTCCTGGTCCGGCACGACGCGCACCTGCTCAAGCTCGCGGCCTGA
- a CDS encoding anhydro-N-acetylmuramic acid kinase, producing the protein MMLTALGLMSGTSLDGVDVALIETDGRQVKAFGPSGYRPYNPAERNLLRQALSEAVHLQQRNARPGILADAERVVTQAHAEAVAAFIAQNRMRPEDIDIVGFHGQTVLHRPEQRMTVQIGDAPALARAIHIPVMHDFRAADVEAGGQGAPFVPVYHRALASSLEREGPIVVVNIGGVSNITYIDGNDTLIACDTGPGNALLDDFMYRTMNQAFDAEGKFAALGKVDEAWIARALELPFFAAPPPKSLDRNDFAALKLGDVAPADGAATLTAFTAAAIARIIPLLPRRPRSWIVCGGGARNLTMLRMLRERVGAAAVEAAETLGWASDAIEAQAFGFLAARGLKGLPLSYPATTGVPMPMTGGVIARP; encoded by the coding sequence ATGATGTTGACGGCACTCGGTTTGATGAGCGGCACCTCGCTGGATGGGGTGGATGTCGCGCTGATCGAAACCGACGGCAGGCAGGTGAAGGCGTTCGGACCATCGGGTTACCGGCCCTATAATCCAGCCGAGCGCAATTTGCTGCGCCAGGCGCTGAGCGAGGCCGTGCACCTGCAGCAACGCAATGCCCGGCCGGGGATTCTGGCCGACGCCGAGCGCGTGGTGACGCAGGCGCATGCCGAGGCGGTCGCCGCCTTCATCGCCCAGAACCGGATGCGGCCGGAGGACATCGACATCGTCGGCTTCCACGGCCAGACCGTGCTGCACCGTCCCGAGCAGCGGATGACGGTGCAGATCGGCGATGCGCCGGCTCTCGCCAGGGCGATCCATATCCCCGTGATGCATGATTTCCGTGCCGCCGACGTCGAGGCCGGCGGGCAGGGTGCGCCATTCGTGCCGGTCTACCACCGCGCGCTCGCCAGTTCGCTGGAGCGCGAAGGGCCGATCGTCGTGGTCAATATCGGCGGCGTCTCCAACATCACCTATATCGACGGCAACGACACGCTGATCGCCTGCGACACCGGGCCCGGCAACGCGCTGCTCGACGATTTCATGTACCGCACCATGAACCAGGCGTTCGATGCGGAAGGCAAGTTCGCCGCGCTCGGCAAGGTGGATGAAGCTTGGATCGCGCGGGCGTTGGAATTGCCGTTCTTCGCGGCCCCGCCGCCGAAATCGCTCGACCGCAACGATTTTGCCGCACTCAAGCTCGGCGACGTGGCGCCGGCCGACGGCGCGGCGACGCTGACCGCCTTCACCGCGGCGGCGATCGCCCGCATCATCCCGCTGCTGCCGCGGCGGCCACGCAGCTGGATCGTCTGCGGCGGCGGCGCCCGCAACCTCACCATGCTGCGCATGCTGCGCGAGCGGGTGGGGGCGGCCGCCGTCGAAGCCGCCGAGACCCTCGGCTGGGCCTCCGATGCCATCGAAGCGCAGGCCTTCGGCTTCCTTGCCGCGCGCGGCCTGAAGGGCCTGCCGCTGTCGTACCCGGCCACCACGGGCGTGCCGATGCCGATGACCGGCGGGGTGATCGCCAGACCCTGA
- the tyrS gene encoding tyrosine--tRNA ligase, which translates to MTAFKSDFLNTLQERGFIHQCSDFEGLDALAARGEATAYVGYDCTARSLHIGNYLTMMMLHWLQQSGNKPITLMGGGTTMVGDPSGKDETRAIRTVAEIEANKESIRGVFAKVLRYGEGKSDAIMLDNAEWLTKLNWIEMLRDVGRHFSVNRMLTMDSVRLRLEREQEMSFIEFNYMVCQAYDFVELAKRTGCKLQMGGSDQWGNIIMGVDLGRRMGTHQLFALTTPLLTTASGAKMGKTAQGAVWLNADQCSPYDFWQYWRNTEDADVGKFLKLFTTLPMSEIRKLEALGGSEINEAKKVLATEATALLHGRDAANEAAETARRTFEEGALAESLPTVEIPHGELDAGLGVLNAFVKAGLVASNGEARRQIKGGGLRVNDEPVTDDKMALSVAHLTEGVIKLSFGKKKHVLLKPA; encoded by the coding sequence ATGACTGCATTCAAATCGGATTTCCTCAACACCCTGCAGGAGCGTGGATTCATCCACCAATGCTCCGATTTCGAGGGGTTGGACGCGCTCGCCGCCAGGGGCGAGGCAACGGCCTATGTCGGCTACGATTGCACCGCCCGCTCGCTGCATATCGGCAACTACCTGACCATGATGATGCTGCACTGGCTCCAGCAGTCCGGCAACAAGCCGATCACGCTGATGGGCGGCGGCACCACCATGGTCGGCGATCCCTCCGGCAAGGACGAGACGCGCGCGATCCGCACCGTCGCCGAGATCGAGGCCAACAAGGAATCGATCCGCGGCGTGTTCGCAAAGGTGCTGCGCTATGGCGAGGGCAAGAGCGACGCCATCATGCTCGACAATGCGGAGTGGCTGACGAAGCTGAACTGGATCGAGATGCTGCGCGACGTCGGCCGGCATTTCTCGGTCAACCGCATGCTGACGATGGACTCCGTGCGGCTGCGTCTCGAGCGCGAGCAGGAGATGAGCTTCATCGAGTTCAACTACATGGTCTGCCAGGCCTACGACTTCGTCGAGCTCGCCAAGCGCACCGGCTGCAAATTGCAGATGGGCGGCTCCGACCAGTGGGGCAACATCATCATGGGCGTCGATCTCGGCCGCCGCATGGGGACGCATCAACTGTTCGCGCTGACGACGCCGCTGTTGACCACCGCCTCGGGCGCCAAGATGGGCAAGACCGCGCAGGGCGCGGTCTGGCTCAACGCCGACCAGTGCTCGCCGTATGATTTCTGGCAGTACTGGCGCAACACCGAGGACGCCGACGTCGGCAAGTTCCTGAAGCTGTTCACGACGCTGCCGATGAGCGAGATCAGGAAGCTCGAAGCGCTCGGCGGCTCCGAGATCAACGAGGCCAAGAAAGTGCTCGCCACCGAGGCGACCGCGCTGCTGCATGGCCGCGATGCCGCGAACGAAGCCGCCGAGACCGCGCGCCGCACGTTTGAGGAGGGCGCGCTCGCCGAAAGCCTGCCGACGGTGGAAATTCCGCACGGCGAATTGGACGCGGGCCTCGGCGTGCTCAACGCCTTCGTCAAGGCGGGCCTCGTCGCCTCCAACGGCGAGGCGCGGCGCCAGATCAAGGGCGGCGGCCTGCGCGTCAATGACGAGCCTGTGACCGACGACAAGATGGCGCTGTCAGTGGCACATCTCACGGAAGGCGTGATCAAGCTGTCGTTCGGCAAGAAGAAGCACGTTCTCCTCAAGCCTGCATAG